A region of uncultured Draconibacterium sp. DNA encodes the following proteins:
- a CDS encoding M64 family metallopeptidase, giving the protein MKLKFSFILLIIPFLSFAQPKFDAYFKNKTFRFDFLLGGNSKEVVVYPQQMKQEPFWGGSKKNLIDVFNYGSYRYRVFDLKSNSLIYSKGFSTLFQEWQTTADAKTSNKTFYQAALFPFPKNDVRLEIDARQWDGTFKTIFETDIDPKDYFILKEDTPDLKTKDIVKNGDPAKKVDIVILAEGYTTGEMNDFYDDAAKVSGYLFDTEPFKSEKEHFNVRAVFAPSEDSGTDVPGEHIYKNTYFNTSYYTFDLPRYLTTADMKTVYDAAASVPYDQIYVLVNTERYGGGGFYNFVTVCTADNELTPKIIVHEFGHGFGGLGDEYYNSAVAYEDFYNLEIEPWEPNITTLVDFDKKWKNRIDEDTPIPTPRKDKYRNTVGVYEGGGYMAKGIYSPHIDCRMNTNEAEGFCPVCQEAIRKVIRFYSE; this is encoded by the coding sequence ATGAAGTTGAAGTTTTCTTTTATTCTGTTAATAATCCCGTTTTTATCGTTCGCACAACCCAAATTCGACGCCTATTTTAAGAACAAAACTTTTCGCTTCGATTTTCTGCTGGGTGGAAACAGTAAAGAAGTTGTAGTGTATCCTCAGCAAATGAAACAGGAGCCGTTTTGGGGCGGCTCGAAAAAGAACCTTATCGACGTGTTTAATTACGGCAGTTACCGTTACCGCGTTTTCGACCTAAAATCAAACAGTCTGATATACAGCAAAGGTTTTAGCACACTTTTTCAGGAATGGCAAACCACCGCCGACGCGAAAACCAGCAACAAAACTTTTTACCAGGCAGCTCTTTTCCCGTTTCCAAAAAACGATGTGCGTCTTGAAATTGATGCCCGCCAGTGGGACGGAACGTTTAAAACAATTTTTGAAACTGATATAGATCCAAAAGATTATTTCATTTTAAAAGAAGACACCCCTGATTTAAAAACGAAAGACATTGTTAAAAACGGCGATCCAGCAAAAAAAGTGGATATTGTTATTCTGGCTGAAGGTTACACTACCGGCGAGATGAATGATTTTTATGATGATGCGGCAAAGGTTTCGGGTTATCTGTTTGATACCGAACCTTTCAAATCGGAGAAAGAACATTTTAATGTGCGTGCCGTTTTTGCGCCGTCGGAAGATTCGGGCACCGACGTTCCGGGCGAACACATTTACAAAAACACTTATTTCAACACCAGTTACTACACCTTCGATTTGCCGCGCTACCTGACTACTGCCGACATGAAAACCGTTTACGATGCAGCGGCCAGCGTTCCGTACGACCAGATTTATGTTTTGGTAAACACCGAACGGTACGGAGGTGGCGGATTTTACAATTTTGTTACCGTTTGCACTGCCGACAATGAATTGACACCAAAAATTATTGTACACGAGTTTGGCCATGGTTTTGGCGGGCTGGGCGACGAATATTACAACTCGGCCGTTGCTTACGAAGATTTCTACAACCTTGAAATTGAACCCTGGGAGCCCAACATCACCACTCTGGTTGATTTCGATAAGAAATGGAAGAATAGGATCGACGAAGACACTCCGATTCCAACACCACGAAAAGACAAATACCGAAATACCGTTGGTGTGTACGAAGGAGGCGGTTACATGGCCAAAGGAATTTACAGCCCGCATATCGACTGCCGAATGAATACCAACGAAGCCGAAGGTTTTTGCCCGGTGTGTCAGGAAGCCATTCGGAAGGTTATTCGATTTTATTCGGAATAA
- a CDS encoding DUF6249 domain-containing protein, giving the protein MEGIFVPISFFLAIFAILYVYWTTRTKERLALVEKGLDAGIFKGECSQLSLVKWGIFLIAVGLGVVVGFALSNVMDEVVAFFTAILVLGGVGLIVAYFITSKLLKKKEE; this is encoded by the coding sequence ATGGAAGGAATTTTCGTACCAATCAGTTTTTTTCTGGCAATCTTCGCCATCTTGTATGTATACTGGACAACACGCACCAAAGAGCGCCTGGCGCTGGTAGAAAAAGGGCTCGATGCCGGAATATTTAAAGGTGAATGCTCACAGCTTTCGCTGGTTAAGTGGGGAATCTTTTTAATTGCAGTAGGCCTGGGGGTAGTTGTCGGATTTGCGTTATCAAACGTAATGGATGAAGTAGTTGCCTTCTTTACCGCAATCTTAGTTCTTGGAGGAGTTGGCTTAATTGTAGCTTACTTTATAACTTCTAAACTTTTGAAGAAGAAAGAAGAATAG
- a CDS encoding sigma-70 family RNA polymerase sigma factor has translation MEQKDDIYYIEKVKAGQTNYFSYIVERYQDIVFSIAMKVLKNREDAEEMAQESFIKAYKSLHTFKGTAKFSTWLYRITYNNCISEVRKRKMHFASTDDVQIADEATEMNLDGIPEENRAQAIKAAMDKLPEDEYTLILLYYFEEQSIEEISKVTKLSESNTKVKLYRARKKLYTILNELMKDELYTIL, from the coding sequence ATGGAGCAAAAAGATGATATCTATTACATAGAAAAGGTAAAGGCCGGACAGACCAATTACTTTTCGTATATAGTTGAAAGATACCAGGATATTGTTTTCTCCATTGCAATGAAAGTTCTTAAAAATCGTGAAGACGCCGAAGAAATGGCACAGGAGAGTTTTATAAAAGCTTACAAATCGTTGCACACGTTTAAAGGAACTGCAAAATTTTCGACCTGGCTGTACCGCATTACCTATAACAATTGTATTTCGGAGGTCAGGAAACGAAAAATGCATTTTGCATCAACCGACGATGTGCAGATTGCTGACGAAGCCACAGAAATGAACCTGGATGGAATACCGGAAGAAAACAGGGCACAAGCCATAAAGGCCGCCATGGACAAACTGCCGGAAGATGAATACACACTGATACTTTTGTATTATTTCGAGGAACAATCGATCGAGGAGATCAGCAAAGTGACAAAACTCTCGGAGAGTAATACAAAAGTGAAGCTTTACAGAGCACGTAAAAAGCTCTATACTATTTTGAATGAATTAATGAAAGACGAATTATACACCATATTATGA